The nucleotide sequence atcaacttggGCATTATTTTCTTGATATGCATTCAAGTAGTGAATTTTCTCTATTGAAAAGAATTGGTAGTCTTCCAAAAAAATGGTGGAGAGGGAAGGAACATAGTATATAATCACTTGTATTTGATAATTACATTAACCGTAATTCTATCAATTGTTACTACTTCAGTGGAGAGTCTTTTCCGCTATCAATATTGTGAAAAGTTCATTGCATAACCGAAAGgaagatcaatggttgagtAATAGCATAATAGTCTATGCATAGAGCAATGTTTTCTCTTTCATTGATAATGGAGATATAATGCAAGcgttttcaaaatatgaaaatgtTACGTCGTGGACAATTGTAActtatattgttatttgttttataaaattatgaatgatggaactatgatttttttttttttttaaggttattATATGTCTATAGACATCTAAATTTCGGGGAAATAAATGTTGATCAATGCATTTAAAttacaacattcattcatttcacctacatcatacAATCACTTCACCTACGACcttcactcatttcacctacatcatacacttacttcacctacaacctccactcatttcacctacatcatccacttacttcacctaaaaaaaaaaaaggatggtgGTGGTTCATTATCAAAGTCTATAAACAGGTTTCTCCATCAAGGGATCAAGGGAGGAATTGAcatatacatttctctactcccaaattggaagagaattccccaaatccttgaagctttgaaactctaaaagCTTTAAAGCATCCAAGttcccaaattcccaagaatcctgaagaatcaagaaagttgtctttgttttttatcaaatccttgaagaaatccatacaatTGTTCATCAAGAccaagccccgaaggcccttgaagatctgttcatcatcgttcatcctaagatcaagcatcgacgaccctttggatcaacaacatcaacaaatctgTACCATTATTCATCCCTAgaccaagccccgacggccccttggatcaacaactcattcACAAATATACACCTTATGAAGATaaaatcagaggatcaaattgtaaaagagattgtaaccctaaaattaatacaaaatattattttgtacacgtattcttatTTCATTCATCGCAGGAATATTTGTGTTTACAATGTCTAAGAAACGTTTGTGAATTTTTACATGTGATCCTCTAAATAATATTTATCTTATATCTGCCATTGCCAACATCAAATAAAAACATACCAACTCCGAATTAAAACATACCCAATGATTAAACTATATCAAAAATGCATATTTCATCATTTTGGAAtagtttaaaaatatgtttgattcaaAGAAATGCTCTGGTAGATAAGTCTGAAACaacttttaatttaattggagATAAATCCAATAACTATAGATTACATAATTTTGAATCAACAAAAAAGGTATTGGACGTTGATTAGTAAAAGAAACTTTCAATAAAAAACTTGTAAGGCATATAGATGTTTAGTGGAATGAGTTCAAAACTCGGGCGTTTGTattaaaatatctcaaaataaaaaaaacatgaatgaGTGTgctcttttaaatatttttttttattggtaggAAATTGTGTTTTTTTGGGTCAGTGAGAAAGTGGAAAAAATGTAATAAATTGCGGCGGGGAATGATCATCGTCTATTTTGAATGCGTCTCTAATCattaatattctttgattgaaagtTTACTAGTTTTTCAACTTTCTATCAAAGTCCCCTTGAGTCTTGAGTTTGTGCCCTTAATCTATTATTATTAATAGGTTTTTATCtcagctttttttatttttaaaataaaaaattgtattttttcaaggtaattaatttttgttttcattcaattGTTATAATTAGTTGTCTGAAATCAATTTATTTGTTGAAACCAAATTTGCGCACTGCTATTGATGGAAGAAATCTGACTTTTTTGCAAAGCGAAAACACCCACGATTAACCTTGGGCCGGTGGAACATCGGTCAAAGACTGTGCAACGGTTAAGTTAATAAGCAACTAGTCATGTGTGTACACGTTATATGTGTGTAATtaaatttggttattttttgttataaaaatatttatatcacttcttcttcttgaaaaaaaaaaaaaaaaaaaaatttcaaaaaaaaaaaattttgggcGTGGAACTTTGAAGAAGAGGTTGGGGGTGGTTTTAAAGTGGGAGACGTGGGTTTAAAGAAAAAACCtccttcattttttattttttaaataggaTGTGTCATGTTTACCTAGCTGTGAGGTTCgggtaaaaattgaaaatttaagtgatatgtaattactaaattgccatatcttttaattttgtttagctTTGATGAGAGGGTTTATTTAGTAATTTTATAAAGTTTTGGTTGATAAATAGACTTCTATTAATAGGTAGCTtagatattttaaaaaaaatatatcaatttgGGCATTATATTCTTGATTTGCGTTCGAGTAGTGAATTTTCTTAATTGAAATTGGTAGTCTTCCCAAAAAATGGTGAAGAGGGAAGGAACGTAGTAATCATGTGTATTTGCTAATTATATTAACTTTAATTCTATGTGTATTTGCTAATTATATTAACTTTAATTCTATCGGTTGCTACTACTTCAGTGGAGAGCCTTTTCCTCTATGAATGTTGTGAAAAGTTCTGAGTAACCGAAGGGAATATCAATGATTGAGTGATAGCATAATAGTTTATACATATATCATTGTTTTTTCCTTCATTGATAATGGAGATATAATGCGGtgttttcaaaatatgaaaccGCTACATCGTGAACAATTGTAATttgtattgttattttttttataaaattatgaaTGATGGAACTACAGTTTTTTTAAGGTTATTATATGTCTAAGAAATGTTTGTGAATTTTTACATGTGACCTTCTGAATAATATTTCCCAGATCCGTCATGCCAACATCAAATAAAAACGTACCAACTTCGAATTAAAACATACCCAATAATTCAACTATATCAAAAATGCATATTTCCAAAAGGGGATGTTTTGATATAGCCCctcgtttttaaatttttaggcTTCTTAGACTAaacatttgtttgttttaacaaTTTGGTTAACCATTCTTTTACAATTTTGTGCCATGTGTACCTTAATTCACCCATTTTGATGTACTAAATTACATGATCTGCCATAGCTTTTAACAAATCTGATTTCGGTATCCAGTTTCTTTACGCCAAAAGAGAGGAGGTTCCTGAATTCTTGCTAATTGATGCCTCAGAGTTTTAATTTAAGAATAATATTGATTGTTCAAGTTAACAAGAAATTGAATTTAAAGATATTAATCTTGTAAATTTAAAGATTTGAATTACAATAGTACACTAGTTACGCATTTAATTTGTCAATTTGGAAAACAATTTTCCAAAATTAGAATTCACTATTGTTCACCTAGGCTATTAAGATGGTCGACAACGATAAACTTCTGAACTCAACACCCCTACGATAAACTACAAATCATGAATGAATTGTTTTTCTAAACTCAATGTACTGTAAGTTTTAAATGCCCTCTTTTCATAACAAATTTGTAATGTACCGGGAGTTTGGTACTTAAGTGAATCTTATGTTGACATATTGATTGTTGAGTTCaaaaataatatgaatttaGAACGTACCAGACGTTTGGtacataaagtttttatttttgaaatgtaTCATTCTGATGAAACATTATACAATGTGCGTTTGAGACGTACCTATTGTTTGGCATGTCTTTATGTTATTTCAACAAGTAATGATTATTTGGTGTTAAACTCCCAACTCggtaacaatttaaaaaaactcAATTAATTCGCTCAAATCTAGGGTTTGCCAATGTTCAAGCAGGTGTCTTCCGTGATTTGAAGTTGTCATTAcgaaatatggtacaaaaccaCAGATTCTGAGTagttcaaccaaaaaaaacaaaacacaaagtcCGAGTACATAGCTTGATTTTTAAGATGAATTAACAAAGTAAACACGGAAAGAAAACATAATGACGTTACTTGTTTAAGGGTTTTAATATGAGATGGAGCACTAGGCCGGGATTTATTTTAGCGATTTTAAATAGAAATCCTCTTAACAGTTTAGGCTTAATACTCTGGGTGGTTTCGAACCGAATAAACTTActtctcatttttttaattgtatcgAGTCAACTTACACCAATAAACGATGTAAGAAGAAAAATTGGAGATGCCGGTACAAGGAAgcatgaaattatgaattaaaatatGACAAGGATAAATTTAGAAGATGGAAAAAGTAAGGAAAATGATTTTCTCATACTTTTTTCTCCTCTTACACACCTTTATTTGATTTCCCTTTGAATTCttcaatttgaaaacaaaatttaaaaacaaaatggttatcaaaccgTCTATTTATTACAGATTCTTTATTCATCTGGAAAGCTAATAATACCAACCTTAACCTTTGGATATTTAACCAAATTGGTAATTTAATCTGCAAGACAGCTTCCAGACATGCAGGGTTTACTTCATGTGGCCACAGCCTCCATGAACTCTGCATCCTCTGCCATAGCATGTAGAGTCTCAGGCAAAAGGcaaacttcaaaatcaatcCATCTTCGGCCCCCGGAAAAACTGCTATTTTCCCATTCATTTTGTTAGCAGCTCCGCTTCGCACAGCAACAGGTCTCCCCCACCCAAAATCGTTACCATACACATTGAATCGCGGCGAGCTTCCTTTGAGCAATGAAACAGTACTAGTACTTGTTGGAATAGCATTCCTCATATTTGGAACAGTACTAGCACTTGGGGCTTTTTCCCAATccttcaatatcttcttcacTTCCTCAGCTGTCAGGGAAGCAATCGTCTTGTTTATATGCAAAGCCGCCCAGCCTAGTCCGTGTTGTAAAAGCTCACATGCGGTGGACTTCACAGAAACTCCCTGAAGTGCATTTCCGAGGTACTCCTTTGGCAATGGTGCCTTCAATTTTTGCCTCAATCCTACTGCAACACGATAACTGATCACCTGATCAGGGTTGAGATGTCCACAACGAGTTATCGCTCGCCAGTGATGGGCCATGAGTGCTTGAAGGGATGAAATGTTGTTGGTGCCCGTCTCGGCATTGGCCTTGGATTTGAGATGTGCAATCTTTTCTTTGGAAAAATGAAATACCCTTTGTAAAGAATTCAATGAGATCGGTCGAGCGACCTTATCTGAGATTCCGCTGTGTGAGAAGGGTATTGGAATTGAGAGATGAAACAAGCCATCAAGAAGTTGGCGATCAAAAATGGGAGGGGGTTGAGAATTTTTGCCCCGAACGAGAGATTTCCGACCAAGTGTTAAAGAAATGCCAGAATGATGACCCATCAACAACAGAGTGATTCATTGTGCAACCTATGAAAATGCCATCAACCAGCTCGGTTACTTGCACGGCAAGCAAGGGTTTGGACACGCCTTCGTAGTTCAAAATCTCATTCATGGAGAAGAAGTTGGAGACAATATCCTCCGGAACATAAACAGGGTCGAGAATATCAGCCACTCCAACACCATCAGCAGCTGCATGGACAAACTGTGCTCCGTCGCCATTGCAGTtgatagaaaaacaagaaagggTTTTATCCTTATTTTCCGTCACAGCGAGTGGATAAAAGATATCCAAAGTTCGGGAAAGGGCGTCTTTTAGGTGTCGTATCAAGCTGCTCTCTGCTGGTTTTTGAAAGAGAAGTCCCTTTTGGATGTAATCAAGCTGGATTAGTCTCGAATCCCACGGAGTTAACTCGATTAATCTTCGAGTTAAGAGATGATCACAGCTTGTTGGCCGGACAATCGTCGTGGAGATATGCCGAATCCGACTCATTTTTTTcgtttcaaaatttaattggaAAACACAGAGGCTAAGGCTACAATATTGTGTGGCACTGGACCATAAACaattacaacaaaataaaaatattagaaCTGCTGTTGACCGGCTGGAGCCTAAGGCTAGCATCGATTATGATGCGATACAATGAGGGTGTCTCTATccgcacattttttttttttttcacacatttttcttaatatcaaattatttgaaaaaaattaatgaataaaaattaataaaatttgggGGGTGGGGGCGGGGATGTTAATAATAACACtattctataaaaataaaaaaaaacaaaacaaaacacaacaacGACACTATCCTATAATAATTCTGACCCATTATTTACGGTGCTGACTGTAAGCTGACTCATGATGACATGGTGAAGGGGAAGGCCTACGAGTCTACGACCATTTTTAATTGTCCATAACagtaataaaaccaaccaatttttcaagtattgattgGAGGATTttgttggtttggtattgctgtactttaaaaaaaaactgtttctgttgtactgtgaaaataagcagctatgaaataaagcagcagagtgtttggtaaacttttttgtaaaagtgcttttgaaaaaaaaaaaaatactattatagtgtttggtaaatttttatgtaaagtagatatgaaaaaaagttggtttttcaaagcttggttttgcagcttcttgtttttggctttttttcacccaaaacagtgaaaaaaaagctaaagctgaatgtttaccaaacacaaaaacaactcctaacttttttttataccaacttttttcaAAGTCACCTCAATACCAAATCAGGCCTTAATTAAGTGGGACGGTGGATTTTCTTAAGAATAAattacccaaaaataaaacatggGCACAATAATAAACCAAAGAAATCAACGTCAAGATCCCTAGTGATAAAATTTCTCCCTACGCCGAAGTTTttgaaaaacataaacataaaataaagtaaaataaagT is from Pyrus communis chromosome 10, drPyrComm1.1, whole genome shotgun sequence and encodes:
- the LOC137747849 gene encoding uncharacterized acetyltransferase At3g50280-like; its protein translation is MSRIRHISTTIVRPTSCDHLLTRRLIELTPWDSRLIQLDYIQKGLLFQKPAESSLIRHLKDALSRTLDIFYPLAVTENKDKTLSCFSINCNGDGAQFVHAAADGVGVADILDPVYVPEDIVSNFFSMNEILNYEEKIAHLKSKANAETGTNNISSLQALMAHHWRAITRCGHLNPDQVISYRVAVGLRQKLKAPLPKEYLGNALQGVSVKSTACELLQHGLGWAALHINKTIASLTAEEVKKILKDWEKAPSASTVPNMRNAIPTSTSTVSLLKGSSPRFNVYGNDFGWGRPVAVRSGAANKMNGKIAVFPGAEDGLILKFAFCLRLYMLWQRMQSSWRLWPHEVNPACLEAVLQIKLPIWLNIQRLRIQREIK